A region of the Myxococcus stipitatus DSM 14675 genome:
CCACACCCGCCGCATCCACCTCCACGCAGAAGCCCGCGGCGACGATGCTGATGTCCAGCTCGCGCCGCTTGGAGACCTTGTACGAGTCCGCCAGCCGCTTCAGCCCGCTCTCCGCCGAGGGCGCATGCGGGATGACGATGAAGCGCACCACCTCGTCCGCCTGGAGCGCCGTCTTCCGGTACGCGAGGAAGAAGTCGGACAGCGCCACCGTCCGCTCGCCCTTCGTCGACGCCAGCACCAACCTCGCGTCGAGCGAGAGAAGCACCGGCGCCAGGTCTCCAATGGGAGACGCCGTCACCAGGTTGCCGGAGAGCGTGGCGCGCTGGCGGATCTGCCGAGAGGCGAAGACGTTGAGCATCTTCCCCACCTCGGGGAACGTCTTGCCCAGCGCATCCTCCAGGTCGACGAGCGTCGCCGCGCCGCCCACGTACCAGCCGTCCGCCTCACGCCGGATGGCGCGCAGGCCCTCGACAGCTTCGGTGGAGATGAGGAACGGATAGCGGCGGGACTTCTTGGTGATGTCCACGCCCAGCTCGGTGGCACCCGCGACGAGCATCGCCTCCGGGTGCGCGGCCTTGAGCGAGAGCAGCTCCGCCCACGACGTGGGCCGCAGGAACTTCTGTCCGCGAGCCTCGTAGCTCAGCGAGGGCAGGGCGGCGGCGGGTCCACCCAAGGGCGTACCCGGGAGCGGGGCCCGCAGGCCCACCTTGGCGTCGCGCTCGGCGAGGGCCTCCATCATCGCGTCACGGATGGGCCGGTAGCCGGTACAGCGGCAGATGTTTCCACAGAGCTGGTCCGCCACGGCCTCGGGCGTACAGACCTCCGGCCGCGAGTACGCCTCCGCCATGGAGACGATGAAGCCCGGCGTGCAGAAGCCACACTGCGAACCGTAGTGCTTCACCATCGCCTGCTGGACGGGGTGCGGCTTCTCCCTCGAGCCCACGCCCTCCACCGTCACCACCTCACGCCCGGCCACCATGGGCACCAGGGTGATGCAGCTGTTGAACGCGCGCAGGCAGCGGTTGCCCTCGGCGTCGGCGTCCACCATGGCCACGGTGCACGCGCCGCAGTCTCCCTCGGCGCAGCCTTGCTTCGTCCCCGTGGCGCCCTGGGCGCGAAGGAAGTCGAGCAGCGTGGTGTTGGGGGACTCGTCCTGGACGCGAACCAGGCTCCCGTTGAGCCGGAACTCGAACATGGTGCTCATTCTCCAGATGAAACCCCGCGCAGGCGGGGCGGCTCCGAGACGGAAGACTCGGGGTGCGTTTCAACGAAAGGCTGATGGTGGAGCTGAAGCAGTCCCGCGGCGATGCTCACCGCGACCTCCTGCGGCGACTTGCCCCCGAGCTCCAGCCCCATGGGGCACTGCACGCGCTCGATGCGAGACGCCGGCACGCCGCGCGCCTCCAGCCGCTGACGGAAGCGCGCCCACTTGGTCTTGCTGCCGATGAGGCCCAGGTAGCGTGCGGGCTTCTCCACCGCGGCCGCGATGATGTCCTGGTCCAGGTCATGCCGGTGCGTCATCACCGCGACGTACGTCCGCTGGGCGTCCCACACGGCGTGGGCGAAGAACTCCTCCCACGGCTCCTCGTGGCGCGTCACGGCGTCGGGGATGCGCTCGCCTTGGAGCCACTCGGGGCGCTCGTCCACCAGGTGCACGCGGAAGGGCGTCCCGTCCAGGATGCGGCACAGGGCCTGGCCCACGTGGCCCGCCCCGAAGAGATACAGCCGAGGCCCGTGGTTCACGGGCTCCACGAAGACATCCACCACGCCTCCACAGCACTGACCCAGCTTCGCGCCCAGCGGGTAGCGGAAGGAGCGGGACTCACCTCGCGCCAGGCAACCCCGGGCGTCGGCGAGCACCAACTGCTCCAGGTGTCCGCCGCCCACCGTGCCGTGAAACACGCCGTCGCCCCGCACCAGCACCTTCGCGCCGGGCTCGGCCGGTGTGCTTCCCTGACAGGCTGTAACGGTGGCTACGGCGAACGGCGCATCCTCCCGCGCCCACTCGCCTAGCTGGCGGACCCAATCCCACATGGTCCCCGTGAGTCTGCCACAGCCCGCGCCCGTCGGGGATGGCTCTTCTTCGGGCCCTCGCGGTTTTCGACACCCCCCGGATGTCTCACGCCGCGAAGAGGTGTTTCGCCATGAAGTCGACGAAGACCCGCAGCTTGGGGGACAGGTAGCGGCTGGAGGGCCAGAGCATCCGGAAGGTGCCCTCGTGCTCCAGGTGGCTGTCGAGCACCGTCACCAGCGTGCCCTGCGCCAACTGCCGCCGGAGGGCGAAGTCGGGCAGGCAGGCGATGCCCAGCCCTTGCTCGGCCATGTAGATGAGCGGCTCGATGGTGTTGACCACCGCCGCCGAGGGCAGCTCCAGCTCTTTGTTCCGGCTCTTGCGCAGCGGCCAGCGCTCCAGCTTGCCGGTGGAGTCGAAGCGGTGTTGCAGGCAGGCGTGGGACTTGAGGTCCTCGGGCTTGCGAGGAGTCCCTCGCCTCGCGAAGTAGTCGGGTGCGCCCACCAGGATGAGCCGGAAGGTGCCCAGCACCCGGGCCATGAGCCGTGAGTCGTGTATCTCCCCCGCGCGCACCACGCCGTCGAAGCCCTCCTCAATCACATCCACGAGCCGGTCCGTGAAGTCGAGGTCGAGCTCGATGTCGGGATACGCCCGCATGAACGCGCTCACCGTGGGCATCATCAACATGCCCGCCACGGGCATGCTCACGCGCAGCCTGCCCCGAGGCGCCTCCCGCGTCTGGGCGAGCTCCAGCTCCGCGGCCTCGATTTCACAGAAGATGCGGCGGCAGCGCTCGAGGAAGAGCGAGCCCTCCGGCGTCAGGGTGATGGTGCGCGTCGAGCGGTGGAAGAGTCGGACGCCCAGCCGCTCCTCCAGCCTCGCGATGGCCTTCCCGATGGCCGAGGAGGACACGCCCAGGTTCCTCCCCGCGGCGGTGAAGCTGCGAGTCTCCGCCGCCTGCACGAAGGCGTTGAGTGAGCCCAGGCTGTCCATTCGAGGCGACTCCGATTCCGGACATCCGTGTCCGATGTGTTCGGAACTCTAGCCCCGTGGTCCGGGATGGGGGACGAAATTACCTTGGCGCAACCTTCTTGATGGGCGGCACCATGAGCTCCACCTCCCCGATTCCCGAAGCGCTGCCTTCCTCCGCGTCCCGTTCGGACCCCTTCCCCATGTCCGGGCTGCTCGCGCTGGGCATGGCGGCCTTCATCACCGTCCTCACCGAGGCGCTCCCCGCGGGCCTGCTGACGCGCATGAGCGTCGACCTGGGCGTCTCCGAGGCGATGGCGGGGCAGCTCGTCACGCTCTACGCCCTGGGCACGTTGGTGACGGCGATTCCGCTCACGGCGGCCACCCAGTCCTGGCGGAGGCGTCCGCTGCTGCTCGTCGCCATCCTCGGCTTCTCCGTCGTCAACAGCGTCACCGCGGTGTCCACGAACTTCATCCTGACGCTGGCGGCGCGGTTCCTCGCGGGGGTGTTCGCGGGGCTCCTGTGGTCGCTGGTCGCGGGCTACGCGGTCCGCATGGTGCCCGAACACCAGAAGGGCCGAGCCATGGCTGTTGTCATGGCGGGCATCCCCGTCGCGCTGTCGCTGGGCATTCCCGCGGGCACCTTCCTGGGCGCGGCCCTGGGCTGGCGCTTCACGTTCGGAATCATGAGCGGGCTGACCTTCGTCCTCGTGGGCTGGGTGCTGGCCAAGGTGCCGGACTTCCCGGGGCAGCACGCGGACCAGCAACTGTCGCTCCTGAAGGTGTCCACGCTGCCGGGAATCCCCTCCGTGTTGTTCGTCACGCTGGCGTATGTGCTCGCGCACAACACGCTGTACACATACATCGCGCCCTTCGTCGCGAACGCGGGGCTCGCGGGCCAGCTCGACCGGGTGCTGCTGGTCTTCGGCCTGGCCGCGCTGGTCTCCATCTGGGGCGTGGGCGTGTGGATTGACCGGTGGCTGCGGGAGCTGGTGCTCGTGAGCACCGCGTTGTTCGCGCTGGTGTCCGTGGCGCTGGGGCTGTGGGGGGGCGTGCCCGCCGTGGTCTACGCGGGCGTGGGCGCGTGGGGGCTGGCGTTCGGGGGCGTGGCCACGCTCTTCCAGACGGCCTCCGCGAAGACGGCGGGAGAGGCCGCCGACGTCGCGCAGTCCATGCTCGTCACCGCGTGGAACATCGCCATCGCGGGAGGGGGCGTCATCGGCGGTGTGCTGCTCGAGACGCTCGGGGTGAGGTCCTTCCCGTGGCTGCTGGTGGGGCTCCTGCTCGCCACGGGCGTGGTGGCCCTGCGGGCGAAGCGCCACGGCTTCGCCCCCGCGTCGCGGCGCTGACGGACTACGGGGCCAGCGCGGGCTGGACTGGCCCCGTCTCCTGGCGCATCGGCTGGGCCTTGCCGTACGTGAGCGAGCGCCACACCCACTCCGCGGGACCGAAGCGGAAGCGCGACAGCCACAGGTGGCTCACGACCACCTGCACGGAGAACACGCCCAGGCAGTACAGGACGGGCATGAGGGGCTTCACCTTGCCGAAGAGGCCCAGGCCAAAGCCATTGAACACCAGCACGCTGAGGATGGACTGGCACAGGTAGTTCGTCAGCGCCATGCGCCCCACCGGGGCCAGGAGGACCAGCACCTTCTGCCACGCGGCCTTGTGGAAGAGCAGGGTGATGCCCGACACATAGGTGGCGGCGATGGCCACCTCGCCCATGGTGCGGATGGGCTGCATCGTGAACGGCACCCAGGTGGGCAGGGTCTCCGGGTTGAGGATCTTCCGGATGAACAACTGCTGCAGCACCGCGCCCACGCCGCTGGTCACGAGGCCCAGGCCCAGGGCCCAGAAGAAGAGCCGGCGGAAGAACGCGAGGTTCTGCTCGGCGTCATGGAACAGCCGGCGCCGGCCCGCGTAGTAGCCCAGCAGGAAGCGGCCGAAAACCACCGGCAGGTTGAGCCCCATCGCGAGCAGGAACTCCGAGCGGAAGAAGTAGAGGCCCGCCTTCACGATGGCCCACCAGCCTCCCGTCTGGAACGTTGGCAGAACCTCCGCCCTCAGTGCCGCGGACCGCTCCATCTCCGCCTTCGCGAGGGCCGCGGCTGCCTCCGGTGTGGCCGCCAGGAGCTGCGGCATCTTGTGGACGAGCGCGACCAGGATGGGGCCCATGAAGATGAGCCCCAAGGCCCACCACAGGACCGTCCGGTCTTCCCGCTTCCGGAACAGCAACAGCCAGCCGCCCAGGAGGGCATAGCTGCTGAGGATGTCTCCGTACCAGATGAGCACCAGGTGGCTCATCCCAATCCCGAACAGGACGGCGAGCCGCCGCGCATACAACCCCGTGAGCGAGGCCCCGCGCGCCTCCGCCCGCCCCAGCTGCACCGCGAATCCCAGGCCAAACAGGAACGAGAAGATGGTGATGAACCGGCCTGTCACCAGCATCGAAACAATGGGTAACAAAGCCTTGTCAATCACCGTCCCATTCGCGAACAGTGCCTCGAGCTCTGCTCGGGGGAGGAATATCCGGCCGCTGAACCAGAAGAAGGTATTGGAGATGAACACGCCGCAGAGCGCGAAGCCTCGCAGCGTGTCGAGCAGCATCAGTCGTTCGCCGGAGTCGGTGGGCCGGGCCTCGGCGAGAGGGGAAGGTGGCGGAGCTGGGTTCATGTCATCCAAAAGGACGGCTGAACCCTGGCTTTATTGCCCGTATTCCGTGGCAGCGGAGGATTGAGTGCACACCCAGCGGGTCGGGTGTGTCTATACGCCGATGCGTGGGCAGATGTCTTTCACGAGGCACTCGTCGCACTTCGGCTTCTTGGCGACGCACGTGTAGCGGCCGTGCAGGACGGTTGCGGGGCCGAAGAACGTCCACGCGTCCTGGGGCACCAGCTTCATCAAGTCCTGTTCGATGGCCTCGGGCTTGTCGTGCTTCGTCAGGCCCAGGCGCTGGCTGACGCGGGCGACGTGGGTGTCGACGATGACGCCAGAGGCGATGTCGAAGGCGGTGTTGAGGACGACGTTGGCCGTCTTGCGCGCCACGCCGGGGAGCTTCACGAGCTCTTCGAT
Encoded here:
- the xdhC gene encoding xanthine dehydrogenase accessory protein XdhC, which encodes MWDWVRQLGEWAREDAPFAVATVTACQGSTPAEPGAKVLVRGDGVFHGTVGGGHLEQLVLADARGCLARGESRSFRYPLGAKLGQCCGGVVDVFVEPVNHGPRLYLFGAGHVGQALCRILDGTPFRVHLVDERPEWLQGERIPDAVTRHEEPWEEFFAHAVWDAQRTYVAVMTHRHDLDQDIIAAAVEKPARYLGLIGSKTKWARFRQRLEARGVPASRIERVQCPMGLELGGKSPQEVAVSIAAGLLQLHHQPFVETHPESSVSEPPRLRGVSSGE
- a CDS encoding LysR family transcriptional regulator, producing the protein MDSLGSLNAFVQAAETRSFTAAGRNLGVSSSAIGKAIARLEERLGVRLFHRSTRTITLTPEGSLFLERCRRIFCEIEAAELELAQTREAPRGRLRVSMPVAGMLMMPTVSAFMRAYPDIELDLDFTDRLVDVIEEGFDGVVRAGEIHDSRLMARVLGTFRLILVGAPDYFARRGTPRKPEDLKSHACLQHRFDSTGKLERWPLRKSRNKELELPSAAVVNTIEPLIYMAEQGLGIACLPDFALRRQLAQGTLVTVLDSHLEHEGTFRMLWPSSRYLSPKLRVFVDFMAKHLFAA
- a CDS encoding MFS transporter — protein: MSSTSPIPEALPSSASRSDPFPMSGLLALGMAAFITVLTEALPAGLLTRMSVDLGVSEAMAGQLVTLYALGTLVTAIPLTAATQSWRRRPLLLVAILGFSVVNSVTAVSTNFILTLAARFLAGVFAGLLWSLVAGYAVRMVPEHQKGRAMAVVMAGIPVALSLGIPAGTFLGAALGWRFTFGIMSGLTFVLVGWVLAKVPDFPGQHADQQLSLLKVSTLPGIPSVLFVTLAYVLAHNTLYTYIAPFVANAGLAGQLDRVLLVFGLAALVSIWGVGVWIDRWLRELVLVSTALFALVSVALGLWGGVPAVVYAGVGAWGLAFGGVATLFQTASAKTAGEAADVAQSMLVTAWNIAIAGGGVIGGVLLETLGVRSFPWLLVGLLLATGVVALRAKRHGFAPASRR
- a CDS encoding DUF418 domain-containing protein, which translates into the protein MNPAPPPSPLAEARPTDSGERLMLLDTLRGFALCGVFISNTFFWFSGRIFLPRAELEALFANGTVIDKALLPIVSMLVTGRFITIFSFLFGLGFAVQLGRAEARGASLTGLYARRLAVLFGIGMSHLVLIWYGDILSSYALLGGWLLLFRKREDRTVLWWALGLIFMGPILVALVHKMPQLLAATPEAAAALAKAEMERSAALRAEVLPTFQTGGWWAIVKAGLYFFRSEFLLAMGLNLPVVFGRFLLGYYAGRRRLFHDAEQNLAFFRRLFFWALGLGLVTSGVGAVLQQLFIRKILNPETLPTWVPFTMQPIRTMGEVAIAATYVSGITLLFHKAAWQKVLVLLAPVGRMALTNYLCQSILSVLVFNGFGLGLFGKVKPLMPVLYCLGVFSVQVVVSHLWLSRFRFGPAEWVWRSLTYGKAQPMRQETGPVQPALAP